A genomic stretch from Chrysiogenia bacterium includes:
- a CDS encoding PilZ domain-containing protein — protein MTRPQTRKHPRAPFASLVHCMTPGGDRIVASGGNISCGGLFIPTVKELPAGEQVSLKFRLPYPGSTIESVAKVVWRRPADQQDGTPAGVGLEFVDLPGVFRDGIADYVNQASSLLEP, from the coding sequence ATGACTCGGCCACAGACCCGCAAGCATCCCAGAGCGCCCTTCGCCTCCCTCGTGCATTGCATGACCCCAGGCGGGGACCGCATTGTCGCCTCCGGCGGCAACATTTCCTGTGGGGGACTCTTCATTCCCACGGTCAAGGAACTCCCCGCCGGGGAGCAAGTCAGCCTCAAATTCCGCCTGCCCTACCCGGGCAGCACCATCGAAAGCGTGGCCAAGGTCGTCTGGCGTCGCCCAGCTGACCAGCAGGACGGCACTCCTGCGGGCGTTGGACTGGAATTTGTGGACCTTCCGGGCGTCTTTCGCGACGGAATTGCCGACTACGTCAATCAAGCCTCATCCCTGCTTGAACCCTGA